Within Desmodus rotundus isolate HL8 chromosome 6, HLdesRot8A.1, whole genome shotgun sequence, the genomic segment ATTTGCATCTCAGTAAGAGCAGCTGGCGCTTAGACCACTAGTGGCTTGTTTGCCACACTGGAGaaaattgaaaaaggaaatgTTCCTCCTGGCTGGATTCTGGTGCCTCCTTGTACATTTCAGAATTTCTCCTGTTCCCAACATCAGCACCACGTCCGCTGAACCGTCGAGGAGAGAAGATGCTGGAAATACTCTTTGCTGTTATTGTCTCAGCAACTTTGAATTTTGTAGGACTCATTGTGAATCTGTTTATTGCAGTCGTCAGTTACCAGACTTGGGTCAAAAGCCACCGAATCTCTTCTTCTGATAAGATCCTGTTCAGCTTGGGCATCAGCAGATGCCTTATGCTGGCGCTGTCTCTCCTGGCCGTCATCTACCCCTTCGTCTCTCCGCGTGTCGGGAGGCCAGTCAGCCTGTTTGCTGTCCTGCTGTGTTGGGTGTTTTTGGACTCCAGCAGTCTCTGGTTTGTAACCTTGCTCAGTGTCCTGTACTGTGTGAAGATTACTAACTTGCAGCACTCAGTTTTTCTCCTGCTGAAACAAAATCTCTCCTCAAAGaccctgaggctgctgctggcctgTGTGCTGATTTCCACCCTCACCACGCTTCTGTACGCTGTGCTCAGGCAGACGCTACAGTTTCCTGAATCTGTGACCGGGAGGAATGGCACAGAATTCAGCGTCAGTGAGCGCATCTTGTCTTCGGTGATCTCTTTGTTCTCGAGCTCATTTCTCCAGTTCATCATTAACGTGACTTCTGCTTCCTTGTTAATAAACAAGTTGAGGAGACACATACAGACGATGCAGAGAAACGCCAGTGGCTTCTGGAATCCCCAGACTGAAGCTCACGTGGGCGCTATGAAGCTGATGGTCTATTCCCTCCTCCTGTACATCCCCTACTCTGTAGCTGCCCTGTCTCTCCACCTCCCGTCTTCTGTAGGGATGGATCTGAGAACCAGATCCGTGTGTGTGGTTCTCTCCGCTGTTTACCACCCAGGACATTCTGTTCTCATTATTGTCACACATCCTAAACtgagaacaaaagcaaagaagatTCTGTGCTTCAACAAACGGTGGAATATCAGTAGGGGATAGTGGCTGCAGTCACTTCATAGTTTGGGAGCAAGATTGTTCTCTGTTGGCAGTTTTGCCATCCGTCTGAGGACTTCAGTTTTGTCACTGCTGATACGATCTTAGGCTTGTAGAAGTCAGAGCAGCAGTTACACCTGCCTGTAGTTcagttaatttttcaaattttttgccaatattttaaaattaggcaCTTTCTATTAGGAGTTTGTTTGGGCTATTGTTTTATCAGCTACTGCAATATAATGGGAAGTTCCCCCAAATCAACCAATACATTGTAGGTCACGTGTGTAGTGTTGAGCCCTGGcagttgtttatctttttttgtacTTCAAGTGCTTGACTTaagctcttcttttcttttttttttaaattgaggtgtcATTGGCTATTAACGTTATATAAGTTCCTGGTGTACGATATTGTAATTCGCTGTCTGATACACTGCAGTGTGCTCAGCACCAAATGACTGGCTCTCATCCGTGAGCAAACGGTTGACCCGCTTTACCCATTTcaccctcccacacccccctgccctctggtaaccacccgTCTCTCCTCTGTACCCATGAGtctgttgtgttttgtttgttcatttgtttcttttttgtttcctatccCACGCAccagtgaaatcatacagttttcATACTTTTCCATCTGacatattttacttagcatgataccctcaaggtccatccatattgttgcaaatggcaatatttcaccCTTAcgatggctgagtagtattccattgtataaatgtaccacatcttcgTTATACATTCATCTGTCGGTGGATACTTCATTGTTTCCCAATcttggaaaacaggatggagatACTTAAAAGAAATAAGAGTAGAACTACCAAATAATCCACCAATCCCTTTTGTGGGTATCTATCTGAAGAATATGAAAACGAAAATTCGAAAACATACATGCATCACTATATTCATTGtagcgttatttacagtagccaagatgtgGAGACACCTGCCTAAAGCTTGGTTTGCAAGGCATCCACTTCAGCGAGTAACCACGTTGCTAGTCACACAACTAGATCAAGAGCCAGGCCACCGCCCTCACTGAGGCTCCTTGTGTTAGAGATCTTGGTTGGTTTTAATAATGAACATTGGGGAcacactcttttttctttttctgcacttAAAATTCCCGCTCCTGTGTTTTAAATTTACCAATAAAGAGTGAGCCCTCAGAAACCCTACGCCCCCACCCCTCAACCGCAGTAAAAGCAGAACCCTAggtcattctctccctccctctctctctctgtctctctctctctctcattctctgcaTGTGACCTTGCTGTGTGGCCCCAAGTGTCCTATGTGACTCCAGGTTCTCCAAGTATTAAACCTTTATCATTGCAAAGTTTCCTGCTGGTTTTTCCTAAAGGGTGTCTTGCAGTCACAATA encodes:
- the TAS2R4 gene encoding taste receptor type 2 member 4, with product MLEILFAVIVSATLNFVGLIVNLFIAVVSYQTWVKSHRISSSDKILFSLGISRCLMLALSLLAVIYPFVSPRVGRPVSLFAVLLCWVFLDSSSLWFVTLLSVLYCVKITNLQHSVFLLLKQNLSSKTLRLLLACVLISTLTTLLYAVLRQTLQFPESVTGRNGTEFSVSERILSSVISLFSSSFLQFIINVTSASLLINKLRRHIQTMQRNASGFWNPQTEAHVGAMKLMVYSLLLYIPYSVAALSLHLPSSVGMDLRTRSVCVVLSAVYHPGHSVLIIVTHPKLRTKAKKILCFNKRWNISRG